One segment of Macrotis lagotis isolate mMagLag1 chromosome 1, bilby.v1.9.chrom.fasta, whole genome shotgun sequence DNA contains the following:
- the LOC141490173 gene encoding olfactory receptor 52H1-like, which produces MTQINMSNFNSAPFTLMGIPGLEEFHFWISIPFCIIYLVAIAGNSILLYLITMEHSLHAPMFYFLAMLAVTDLVLSTTCVPKTLSIFWFGPQEIAFPSCLTQLFFLHYSFVLDSAILLAMAFDRYVAICSPLRYTTILTPKVIVKIMVGISFRSFCVFVPCVFLVKRLPFCRTHIIHHTYCEHIGVARLSCADISINIWYGFSVPIMTVITDVVFIGISYTLILKAVFHLPSRNARQKALSTCGSHVCVILMFYIPAFFSILAHRFGHNVSLTFHIMFANLYVVIPPALNPIVYGVKTKQIRDKIFLLFSTKSTE; this is translated from the coding sequence ATGACCCAAATCAACATGAGCAACTTCAATTCAGCCCCCTTCACTTTGATGGGCATTCCAGGGCTAGAAGAGTTTCATTTCTGGATTAGTATCCCTTTCTGTATCATATACCTTGTGGCCATTGCAGGTAACTCCATCTTGCTGTATCTCATCACCATGGAGCATAGCCTGCATGCACCCATGTTCTACTTTCTAGCTATGTTAGCAGTCACAGATCTTGTCTTATCTACCACATGTGTCCCCAAAACCCTCAGTATATTTTGGTTTGGCCCTCAGGAAATTGCCTTCCCCAGCTGCCTCACTCAGCTATTTTTCCTTCACTACAGCTTTGTCCTGGACTCAGCCATCTTGTTGGCAATGGCATTTGACCGCTATGTGGCAATCTGTTCCCCTCTCAGATATACAACTATTCTGACCCCCAAAGTTATTGTCAAGATTATGGTGGGCATCTCCTTCAGGAGCTTCTGTGTTTTTGTCCCATGTGTTTTTCTGGTAAAGAGACTGCCTTTCTGCCGGACACACATTATCCATCACACATACTGTGAACACATAGGGGTGGCCCGACTTTCTTGTGCTGACATCTCCATTAATATCTGGTATGGTTTTTCTGTGCCCATTATGACCGTAATTACAGATGTAGTATTCATTGGCATCTCCTACACACTTATTCTTAAAGCTGTTTTTCATCTCCCATCTCGCAATGCTCGTCAGAAGGCTCTAAGCACCTGTGGCTCCCATGTCTGTGTTATCCTTATGTTCTACATACCAGCCTTCTTCTCTATCCTAGCCCACCGCTTTGGGCACAATGTTTCTCTCACTTTCCACATTATGTTTGCCAACCTCTATGTGGTCATCCCACCTGCTCTCAACCCAATTGTTTATGGAGTGAAGACAAAACAGATAAGGGACAAAATCTTCCTCTTGTTCTCTACAAAGAGTACAGAGTAA